One window of the Polypterus senegalus isolate Bchr_013 chromosome 18, ASM1683550v1, whole genome shotgun sequence genome contains the following:
- the gphb5 gene encoding glycoprotein hormone beta-5 gives MGLFVVVLCGLSLQVMMGCTGATKSSRVNLRTFTGCAVREFTFLAKKPGCRGMRITTDACWGRCETWEKPVLDPPYIDAHHQVCTYNETTLVTVKLPHCVPDADPYYTYPVALRCDCGVCSTSSTECETL, from the exons ATGGGTCTCTTTGTAGTCGTGCTGTGCGGCCTCAGCCTTCAAGTGATGATGGGGTGCACTGGAGCCACCAAGTCCTCTCGTGTTAACCTGCGCACTTTCACTGGCTGCGCAGTGCGGGAGTTCACCTTCCTGGCGAAGAAACCAGGCTGCCGAGGGATGCGCATTACTACTGATGCTTGCTGGGGTCGCTGCGAGACATGGGAG AAGCCAGTGCTCGACCCGCCCTACATTGACGCCCACCACCAAGTCTGTACCTACAACGAGACGACGCTGGTGACCGTGAAGCTGCCTCACTGTGTCCCAGATGCGGACCCTTACTACACGTACCCGGTGGCACTTCGCTGCGACTGTGGTGTGTGCTCCACCAGCAGCACCGAGTGCGAGACTTTATAA